The Panicum virgatum strain AP13 chromosome 6K, P.virgatum_v5, whole genome shotgun sequence nucleotide sequence ACGGGGCCGGCGGAGGTAGTGAGGATGCAAGCCGGGACGGGGCGAGTGGAAGCGGATCCGGCCGCACGGTTGGGGAAGCcagcgggcggaggcggcgcaagcgcgtgggcggaggcggcgccagcGCACGTGTcgaggcggcgctggccgccgaCCCTTCCTTCCACTCGAGCGGGCAGAGGCGGATCCGGTCGCACGGGAGGGGAAACCGGTCTGCCGCTGGCCGGGGGTGCGCCGCGACTACGCCGGAActgggccgcgcccgcgcacgaGGCCGAGCCACGCCGACGCTCGGGCTGGGGTCGAGGCCGGTCCGTCGCCTCGACCCGCGCCGGGGCCGGAccgccgcctcgacgcgcgccGACGCCGGGGCCAGACCGCGGTCTCGACCAGCGCCACCGATCGCGCCGACTCCGGAGCCCGACCGCCTTgacccgcgcggccgcgccgcctggCAGAAAGAGATGAGAGAGACGAGGGTGGGAAGAGATAAGAGAGACacgagggaggtgctgccgGGTTGGATGAAAGGATAAGGGGCAATCTAGTCTTTTCCCCCTATTTTGCAAGgttttcttatttatttttagCTGTTTATTTTGACTGCAGGTGACGGAGCTACAACCAGGGGCAAACGGAGCTTTCAATTTGAAAACACAGGGGCAAATTCACAAAGTTTTAAAAGTGGGGTAAAAATGCAATTGGAGTTGCTAGCAGGGGCAAGAACACCAATCTCCCTAATAATTATGTCTGATCCTGCAATGCAATGAGtcaataaaaaaagagagaaaataatgAAAAGACCATAGGACGAGTACCATGTGTCTGTCTAAATAGTttgggccttgtttagttgccttcaaaatttcaaaactttaagattccccatcacatcgaatgtttcatgcatgaagtattaaatgtagctaaacaaaataattaattatacagtttgtctataatttgcaagacgaatcttttgagcctaagtAACCCATGAcgggataataattaccaaatacaaacgaaaatgctacagtactttGCATTCAAAAGTTTGcgcatctaaacagggccttggtTTCACTTATTTACTctaaggtcctgtttagttggtgaaaagttgttgattttggtattgtagcacatttcgttgttacttgacaaataatgtctaatcatagactaattagacttaaaagattcatctcgttctaatcagttagactatgtaattagttatttttttaactgtatttaatacttcatggatgtgtccaaatattcgatgtgacaggtattgtagaattttttttgaaaactaaacaagCAAGGTGCTGAAACGGTTACGAATTACTAAATATTCGCACTGAACTGGCTGCACACCAATCATTGTACCCATGGTTATCACTATAATTATTATTACATGCTGCAATCAGATACATCGTTATGTCGCTTTGGCAAGCAGCCAAACAGAGTGTGATTGACCTTAGTGAGACATCTGGGGGTGCATGTCACACCTCCAGGCTACCATTCCAACAATCAAGTGACCATAAGCCAATAAAAAGTGACTAACTATATACATGGTATAAGATGAATTCAATAGAAACCACCACTTCCGATAGCAAGCACATCAATAGAAACTCATTGTCACCTTTTGCAAGGAATGGAATAATGTTGCCAACACTTAGTACAATTAACAAATTACTTATTGTGTAGTCCACCATAACTGCAGTTCATTGTGGCACTATAATCGGTTAGCACCGATATCGGTTAGCGCCTGCGCAATGCCCGGGCGAGGGGCGAGGGCCCCGCCGGATCCCGCGCCTCCCTCCCTAGCCGAGCACCCAGTCGCCGGACCTGGCCTCGGCCGCTGCACTCCGCCACGCCAAGTCGCCAATCGCCCCCCAAACcggcaaaccctagccccgGCTCTTGCCTTTGCCTCTTGGTCTCGGGCATTCGTGGGGACCGGGGAAGTCGATGTACTGAAGCGTACCCTGAAAGATTACATTTCTTTttgaaaatgatttttttttatttttcaagtaGTGTTACATCGAGGTGATACGAAAGATTACATTTACATATACTAGGAATATATCTACATTAAATATTTGACCACTTTTTAACAAAAAGCAAAGGCTGTATTCTTGAATGGAGAAAAAATGAAAATGTTCGTGTGTTTCTGCAATATACACTACTGGATCCGCTTATACAGGGCTGAGGTAATCATATAGCAAATCAATTCCTATGATCAGAATGCACGCGACAATGCAGAAGCCAAGCTCAACTGAGATGAGCAATGTCGATCTCGTCAGGGAGCTTGAAGGTATCCGCGGCCCCAAACTTCCTCCTGCCATCCTCCCACTCGTCttcgtcctcctccgcggcaTCCTTGTCTTCGCCATGGCTGTCATGGGCCGGCGATGGTAGCGACAGATCGTTGACGCTCTTGGACCTGCAAGGCTCGTTTGCCAGCATGGTGACCTGCCTGAGGTGGGAGATCTCCACGACGACGGTGTCGTCGTCCTTCGGGAGGGGCTGCTTCCACGGCTCTCCGTCCACCCTCATGAACGTGTGGTCCGCCGCGCCTTTGTGGAACTCGAAACGGACTCTATGGGCCTGCCAAGGAGGATGTTGATACCGGATTTGGATAGCAAGGTCAATCCATGGCAGTGTACCAAACAACCAAAATGGTAATCACATTCCGTTTTCAGTTTGTGTTTTTTATATGTAAGATGGACAAGGAAGAGGTAGCAGAAGCAATTCACACCTGCGCAATGCGAGTACCATGTCCATTAGGGGCCAACAGGACCAGCCCATGCCAGGCGTCACGGAAGCCGACAACCTCAATGAGTCCATCGTCGACAAAAGGTGCAGTAAACTCACTCTACACATTGCCACAACAAACTTGTGAACAAATTACCATGGATTGCAGTTCATGCATGATCGATTGACAGAAATTAAGAAACAGGAACCCACATCTGCTGCTCTCCTTGTGCCAGGCATGCCCCAAGGATTCAGTCCTCCAGAAAAACTAGGAAGGTTCAGACAGACAATTGACCGAATGCTGCAGGAGTCACAAATGCAGGTTACAAACCCATCTGCTGCCTTAGAGCAATACAGATACCCAAGTAGTATTTTGTAAGGCACAACAAACTGAACAGAAAAAGGGAATATTAACAAGTGAAATGCAAGAAGCTTTGATCTGTCAATCATACTCGTAGGAATATATTGATGTATAGGAGAAAAACAAACAGGGATCTGATGAAAGTAAAAGGCATTTTTTTCTCAGAACCCGAAGAGTAAAAGGCCTCAAAAGTTACCTGTGATGAACCTGAAGTTCCTCCCACTGGCTACCAGGTCTTTTCATGACCTTTACCTTTGCAAGTTGAGCAAGGTTCCTGGAAATAAAGCATTCTAGCTTATCATTTATCCACAAAAGGAGAGGAAGGAAAACCTCAAAGATGCACACAGAGTGACAGAAAAGTATATGTTTTAGCAATATCACTGAAGCTATAGCCTCCCAGattacaaattcaaattgcaAAAGATGGTCGCGATTTGGAGCAAtgatgaggaatgttgagtactctatcctgcttgtgatgagtgaattgtcaaccgtgcggtgtgatcgtgcgcttgatctttggattgcaggtacacggacgtcgagtgtcgacggggagctgccgtggaggtgctgtggccgatggaccgtgcggtggacggcggtgaagggcagccgggaccggagctcggaccgggcggcagctgtgccgtccactcctggatcgagggcgcaagcggcgacggaaggcgggtttcttggtttgcgccacaaaaccaaggaggcggacggcggttgaagacgccaagtcgtggaggtgacgggcgtcggtctcgggactgacggaggcgacgagcgtcgacgacgtctatggcctcgctgcgggcgaggaggtgacgggcgtcgggcggcgtctagggccgtcagaaggccgaggcgggaacggcgtctagggccacgacgtggaggcgggaatcttcccgcgcgtgaggttttggcgattttctcaaaaccggccacctacccgggtttcgcggaccctccaaaaccgcggactggatcatcatcaagacggcggcatcgcggagaagactttgtttcgaagaaagaacctcggccgtcggatgagatcgtgtacagggggtgctgcaggccaaccggtctgaccggtccctggcaccggtctgaccggtctaaccaaccggtctgaccggtccagcgtaccggtctgaccggtcccgcgggtataaataccccttcacttgtgttaggttaggtgcggcttttgtattgtgtccgtgaattctttttttccccaggccgccgcccctgtgttcctctccctctgttcttctctttagaataGATTTGGATGATGGATTTGAGAAACCTtgtgtggatttgattgggaaaggaggccctaacctcctagTGCCCTTTGGGCTTTTTTGAATCAATcccatctcctcgttttgtgcccttgtgtgatgaatttcgatttcgtttttggtgcacttgattgcgaggaggctacaagttctttgctgtgattcccgtgcttctaaccCTATTtttaaaccctctggaatcactggcgtgttcgaattcgatttcttgaattcttgagaaaaccccaatctcttttgatctcccccataattctcaagattcgttgatctttgggacgagatcttttggggatatgttcacggggtaggggcgaagcaatcccccaagtttcatcgattttcgtggtcgtttggtcgagattcaccgtttgaatcaaagtttttcggggttttctgggtgccacaagtcagaccggtaggcaagaccggtcagaccggtctgctagttcTTGAACAGCtgtgaccagtcagaccggtcctgtgcaccggtcagaccggtccaggcagatcagttctgcagtttttccgattcgcttccgattttcttcgtggtttcgctcgctcgttcgaggccttttgtgttgggttagcttttcaatagctactccaaacgttggtcagaacgcttgagggcttgggcgattttgggacataggccgacgattcgaatttcgaagaaattttgatcggctcccattcaccccccctctggtcgccggcttcggtccttcaattggtatcagagcttgtttgaggttttcagtaccttaaccggttcgaaaaccactcggcgaccatgacgagtcttggtaagatcccagtgttttccggcgagtactatgcctactggaaggttcgcatgagagccttcctgcagagcatgggagtcgatgtctgggagattaccacgaaccagctttacgaggtgcttgctgttcggaccacacctctccaggtgacccagcacgaggctaacgccaaggccgtcagtgccttgttcgctggcgtttctcgtgcggagttctcacgcgtccagagttttcaggaagcccacaaaatttggacgtgccttgagaactaccacgagggtacacctcagttgaaggccagactgttcgagactcaccggcgtgactacgagaacttcacacaggagccgggtgagagcactgacctgatgttcagtcgttttcagtcgattgtgaacaaggtcaatgcgaacagatctgctggtgcccttgagtacacagagcacgataaggccctcaagttgctttacgcacttgatcgctctgtgtgggatctcaaggtgaacaccatcattgagtctgctggctatgagactctgacggtgaacgagcttttcagcaagctcaaggccacggaggtggataaccagacatgagccaagctcaatggtgcccctcctttcAAGAGCGTCGTTCTtatgactggcccaggtggatcgagctctaacgctgaCTCtgttcttggcttttctcttgcctctttgccttctgtttcagatgagcagctggagacgctgggcgacgacgacttgtgccttctgatcagcaagttccagcgtgtctaccacaacaggcagaggaagaagaatcccgggtgctacaactgcggtgatctgaaccacttcatcgccgattgccccaaaaagtgcggcggtggccagaacaactccttcgactactaccgccaccgcgaccgcgatgaggaaggctccaacaaggagcgtcggcgccacaagcaccgcagtcgtgaccggggaggacgcttcgacaaggagtcgctcatgaagcgcttccagtacaaggccaaaaagcgggagaaggccttcctggcgcagctcagcgcctcgacaagagctccgacaccgaccgctcttcttcaccgacctccgacgacgacaacaacaagaagaagaagcgggacaaggaagccaccggcttcattggcctttgcttggcggccggtcggcgcaagagcttctgcaccatggcgggcgaagccgatggtgctcgtgcgtcttcgggtggacatgctacaccgacgcactccggctcttctcctggatccgagagcgattcagaggtaaactccacgatcgacctgcttgatatagaggttagggagttgtatgccgctctcgacaaccagaagaggctgcttaaggaagcagctagagagcgtagaaagcttagggctgagctggcttgtgctagggagaaatctagtgaggatgagtgcgttGGCTgtatatctcacatgaacgatcttgttgctctccgtacaaagcatgatgagaacgtcgcgaacttagatatTGCTAAGACTTcactttctgacgtgtctcacgagctagccaaggccaagcatgagtttgaacttgtcaaggacgctcccattatTAGTGATGTGcgtgaatgcgatgagtgttctattttcaagtctgatctagcttctttgcagtccaagtttgctattGTTGTTTGTGAattagaggagcttagatctaggcctgctttgcttggcgcttgtaagttttgtcccacgcttaggttggagctagaggagaagaacgctttgatcaagtcttttgaaaagactaaggtcgtagagtctagcccacctattgactgctctgtttgccctggtttgattgctgatttagatagtcttgcggtagagaaagccaacttagagaatgagaatacctatcttagggcgattctgagttgggtctctagcagtgagccgcagttgggcatgatgattaagcagttcaagcgtggtgatgggtttggggtcagttacacatacacgaagtcagactttgacaagttgtatggtaagattgacaaggctgctggaaacactgctagcacgagcacgcaaccttcgcttgttgaccccgcggatggtgtgcttaaagaaccactgaaagcacctccgcagaagcaggtttgggttccaaagcccaatgagctgaggaactccctcgacacgctccctgctgccacagcccaggttgcccagaagaagagggctgctcctccccgtccgcaggctaggcctccacctcccaagcgtgagatgaggtaccactgcgagttctgtgacagggaaggtcacctggaggagttttgcttcaggtggaagcgggctgtgaggagagagctggagagacggaacgcggacatgtactctgctcgggtgcatggtccttctcggcgtggtgataggcgagatgctagggcgcgccgtgtaggtggaggtcagggagacggcggtggttaccgtgctccagcgggtggtcgcttttgccggtcgtgctcctggtcgttttcagtacggctatggaccacgagaccgaggctttggaggaggttttgaggctccacgctttcctcgcggtggtgttcgtcagcctCGCAGTAGAAGGGATAGGGGATACGCTTTACCTGACTTTgcttacccttctgtagagcaaatggctcgtcactggtttgcttctaactttgctaaccccagtgtcgagacGTTTGCTCCTCCTATGTCTCGTTGGtgatgcaggttggaggcttggagaacaagtGCTCCATTGATTTTGGTCTTATGCAGGTTTGATCAAGACTTGATGGTTCTCCAAGGCTGTTGGATAGCCCGTGGTGGTTTGTGTATCatatgtacatttgagtttGCCCTTTGAGTTCTTTGTACATTTTCTGCTTGTGACATGTTGTAGATTCTTTATCTCATACTTGCTTTGCTTGCTAGGTCTGTACTTGTGCTATGGTGGACTAGCCACTCTGTATGCTAGTTTTTGTGGTTTTCATCTTGTCTTGACTCTTGCTAGCTCAGGGTGTGTGCTTTGTCCAGTCCCCTCATGCTTGTGTAGCTTTTGCTCCTTAGGTCTGGTTGCTAGCTCAAATATCTTCTTCATATAGTCTTGCTGCCTTGGTTCATGTTGTTGAGTGCCTTTAGATTATTCTAGGGATATTTTTTTGTCTTGATAtgttctagagtgtcttttggtTTACTTTTGCATGTAGcttgactaacacctaaccGTTTGCTTGAGTCTTGCTCTGGATCTTTGGTGTTTGCTATTTCCTTGTGTCCTAGCTTCTCTTGTGCTAGTTATCACTtgttgagggggagctctacctcaggtgccgatgatgatccggagttactgcgccggctgcagctccggccccttctgtttcgactacctcagctCAGGAGGACGATCCAGTACCACTACTTCCACTTCGATCGTTCACCTCTACAAGAACCTGTTCGAGCAGAAGATGGATCCGCTGAGGACGCaggggaggtgacctcgagcttgctatgctctaggtccagcgggatcttcaTCGAGGTATGTGAGCGTTCGGCTTGTACGTTTTCCTCTCAGGATGGACTTGTGGTTTTCTGATTATTGCCTTTTCCATGGTACTCAGTCGGATACATGTGGTCTAGTCCTGTGTGTCTTTGAGCCTATGTTTTTGCTGAGTGCTTCATTTGCTTAGATTTTGGTTTGTCTTTGTCTTTCCCTTAGTTTTAGCTTggttagttgcattgtgcatatgcattgtacatgtttgcattttgcattgtctcacttgcactagcattcttgtatacattgctatgatcttctagtgcctgctagtgtgagttgataaacttgatcatgtatagcttgctccattgtgtatatgacatcatctgagttaagctattttgctttgaaaatctgaaaacatgatcaccctgttttggctactagcatgttagggcgtgttgatatgctttgctatcttattcatgctattatagcctttcgttcagcaattcatactagaaatgatctaaatctgataaaattgcttgaactattCTTGAAATGGTTTGagaagatccaggtgggattgcttgtcgcactgatcgagctttcgagacggctcactttgcacttgtgagaacccgggcaaggctgtgcatgactgaaacgagtgttttaagcttctgattgtcttttggcataggcttagcctcgttgctaagtaaagcatgacaagctttcaacccctggcattgaGAATTGCatgatataaatttgattgaaaaatgaatgttgggaacttgttttggctggtttgactcacctgtatgagtttgagcaGCACTGATTTCCATTTCCTACCTGTTAGTGCTAGAttatgggtgatgcttttatttctcctaaactgaacttgcctagctctagactgatttgatataccatgttgggctagatgcaggtctggtTTATgaatgcacacgtgcttgagactagatgttgctcatatctttgtatccctgaatgctttcacttacacctcctgcatcgcattcattgcatagcatctgttcagggggagtctcagcttcagggggagctttgggtctttttagacttgatgtgtgcatgtgccaacaagggggagaattttgggagaagtgatcgaacaaggggagacttgtttgatttttgaaaaacttgttgtgcacagggctttgagagtgcatcatcttgggagagttgcacttgtgagagggaaaaactttgcttggtgtgcttctgctttgttcttggctcctggttttcctcgttcttcctctgcttcttgcatgactgcgtcgagcattacctctgtctttgaggagtcatgttttggattttgatcgattgcgtcgagccgttgaccttgtcttaggggatcgatctctgcttgagtaagtgactgtttctgtttttctgagctttgtgtcacttgcttgagttcttcacttccttgcttctctttttatcacttctctgctttcaggtggtgtgttgacaatgcactcatcaagggggagattgagaaatgttgagtactctatcctgcttgtgatgagtgaattgtcaaccgtgcggtgtgatcgtgcgcttggtctttggattgcaggtacacgggcgtcgagtgtcgacggggagctgccgtggaggtgctgtggccgatggaccgtgcggtggacggcggtgaagggcagccgggaccggagctcggaccgggcggcagctgtggcgtccactcctggatcgagggcgcaagcggcgatggaaggcgggtttcttggtttgcgccacaaaaccaaggaggcggacgacggTTGAAGACGCAAAGTtatggaggtgacgggcgtcggtctcgggactgacggaggcgacgggcgtcgacggcgtctatggcctcgctgcgggcgaggaggtgacgggcgtcgggcggcgtctagggccgtcagaaggccgaagcgggaacggcgtctagggccacggcgtggaggcgggaatcttcccgcgcgtgaggttttggcggttttctcaaaaccggccacctacccgggtttcgcggaccctccaaaaccgcggactggatcttcatcaagacggcggcatcgcagagaagacttcgtttcgaagaaagaacctcggccgtcggatgagatcgtgtacagggggtgctgcaggccaaccggtctgaccggtctaaccaaccggtctgaccggtccagcgtaccggtctgaccggtcccgcgggtataaatactccttcacttgtgttaggttaggtgcggcttttgtattgtgtccgtgaattctttgtttccccaggccgccgcccctgtgttcctctccctctgttcttctctttatAATAGATTTGGATGATGGATTTGAGAAACCTtgtgtggatttgattgggaaaggaggccctaacctcctagtgccctctgggcttttttGAATCAATCACATCTCCTCATTTTGTGCCCTTGTGTGATggatttcgatttcgtttttggtgcacttgattgcgaggaggctacgagttctttgctgtgattcccgtgcttctaaccccgttctaaaccctctggaatcactggcgtgttcggattcgatttcttgagttcttgagaaaaccccaatcccttttgatctcccccataattctcaagattcattgatctttgggacgagatcttttggggatatgttcacggggtaggggcgaagcaatcccccaagtttcatcgattttcgtggtcgtttggtcgagattcaccgtttgaatcaaagtttttcggggttttctgggtgccaccggtcagaccggtaggcaagaccggtcagaccggtctgctagttcTTGAACAgctgtgaccggtcagaccgttcctgtgcaccggtcagaccggtccaggcagatcagttctgcagtttttccgattcgcttccgatttgcttcgtggtttcgctcgctcgttcgaggccttttgtgttgggttagcttttcaatagctactccaaactttggtcagaaagaTTGAGGGCTTGagcgattttgggacataggccgacgattcgaatttcgaagaaattttgatcggctcccattcacccccctctggtcgccggcttcggtccttcaaatgaaaaaaaacataaaattaATAGCTAGTACAGTTAAAGAACAAAGAAGACCACCCTCCCCTTCCCATGCTCCTTCGGCAGTCTAATTTCATATGTAACGCTAAACATGATCAAGATAAGAGGCTCCATTAGTCATGGACGGCAAGCATCACACAAGCATTGCAACGTAGCAGATGTTTCTTTGATCCGGAATTATGATAAATTAGTGAACTTTACCTTGATGATGGTTGACTTAGAGAAGCGCAAAACCATCCTTGTTTAAGTCCAAGCTTAGCATATGTACCCTGTAGACAATTCAAAAGGTCCAGCATAACTTAAATAATACTGGATGGGCATTTGACTTAATCAAATGAGAGAAAATATAGTAAAGAAACTGAGCCCACGAACctatgaaaaataaaaattacctgATTTGTCAGCTGGTTCCTGAACTTCTCTGGATTCCTCTTCCTTTCAGAATGAAATGCATAAGACAC carries:
- the LOC120711584 gene encoding diacylglycerol kinase 5-like, with product MEGEADIVVGSCSKPCGPLEEYHIPDYILKPDAQQVIVDHAPPCPVVVFINSRSGGQLGSSLIKTYRELLNEAQVFDLSEEAPDKVLHRLYVNLERLKMEGDILAVQIWRRLRAEVAGGDGTASWLLGVVSDLKLAHPPPVATVPLGTGNNLPFSFGWGKKNPSTDQEAVKSFLGLVKHAKEIKIDSWHIILRMRVPKEGPCDPIAPLELPHSLHAFHRVSSGDSFNMEGYHTFRGGIWNYFSMGMDAEVSYAFHSERKRNPEKFRNQLTNQGTYAKLGLKQGWFCASLSQPSSRNLAQLAKVKVMKRPGSQWEELQVHHSIRSIVCLNLPSFSGGLNPWGMPGTRRAADSEFTAPFVDDGLIEVVGFRDAWHGLVLLAPNGHGTRIAQAHRVRFEFHKGAADHTFMRVDGEPWKQPLPKDDDTVVVEISHLRQVTMLANEPCRSKSVNDLSLPSPAHDSHGEDKDAAEEDEDEWEDGRRKFGAADTFKLPDEIDIAHLS